A section of the Humulus lupulus chromosome 2, drHumLupu1.1, whole genome shotgun sequence genome encodes:
- the LOC133819758 gene encoding probable voltage-gated potassium channel subunit beta, with translation MQYKNLGSSGLKVSQLSYGSWVSFGNQLDVKEAKSLLQCCRDHGVNFFDNAEVYANGRAEEIMGQAIRELGWRRSDIVVSTKIFWGGPGPNDKGLSRKHIIEGTKASLKRLDMEYVDIIYCHRPDSSTPIEETVRAMNHVIDKGWAFYWGTSEWSAQQITEAWGVANRLDLVGPVVEQPEYNLLSRHKVESEFLPLYTNYGIGLTTWSPLSSGVLTGKYNKGTIPPDSRFALENYKNLANRSLVDDVLKKVNGLKPIADELGVPLSQLAIAWCAANPNVSSVITGATKESQIQENMKAVDVIPLLTPAVMEKIEAVVQTKPKRPESYR, from the exons ATGCAGTACAAGAACCTGGGAAGCTCGGGTCTGAAAGTGAGCCAGCTTTCGTACGGTTCATGGGTCAGCTTCGGGAACCAGCTCGACGTGAAAGAGGccaagtccctcctccagtgCTGccgtgaccatggagtcaacttCTTCGACAACGCCGAGGTCTACGCCAACGGCCGGGCAGAGGAGATCATGGGCCAGGCTATTCGTGAACTGGGGTGGCGCCGTTCCGACATCGTCGTCTCCACCAAGATCTTCTGGGGTGGCCCGGGCCCAAACGACAAGGGTCTCTCGAGGAAGCACATCATCGAAGGGACCAAGGCTTCGCTCAAGAGATTGGATATGGAGTATGTTGACATCATCTACTGTCACCGCCCAGATTCCTCCACTCCGATCGAGGAGACTGTTCGGGCCATGAACCACGTCATCGATAAGGGTTGGGCATTCTATTGGGGTACCAGTGAGTGGTCTGCACAGCAGATCACGGAGGCTTGGGGGGTCGCCAATAGATTAGATCTCGTTGGTCCTGTTGTTGAGCAGCCTGAGTATAATTTGCTGTCCAGGCACAAG GTTGAGTCTGAGTTCCTCCCTCTCTACACCAACTATGGCATTGGTCTCACCACGTGGAGTCCACTCTCTTCTGGAGTGCTCACTGGAAAATACAACAAGGGCACTATTCCTCCCGACAGTCGATTTGCATTGGAGAACTACAAA AATCTTGCCAACAGGTCACTGGTGGATGATGTCCTGAAAAAGGTTAATGGTCTGAAGCCAATTGCAGATGAATTAGGTGTTCCATTATCTCAACTTGCAATTGCATGGTGCGCTGCAAACCCTAATGTCTCATCGGTTATCACGGGTGCAACCAAGGAATCTCAG ATTCAAGAGAACATGAAAGCTGTTGACGTGATCCCTTTGCTGACTCCCGCTGTGATGGAGAAGATTGAGGCCGTCGTACAAACCAAGCCGAAGCGCCCAGAATCGTATAGGTAG